One window of Triticum dicoccoides isolate Atlit2015 ecotype Zavitan chromosome 5A, WEW_v2.0, whole genome shotgun sequence genomic DNA carries:
- the LOC119299571 gene encoding gamma-glutamyl peptidase 3-like gives MKIVAADDQPRRSRRYALLLAARDSEYVLKAYGGYFNVFVSAFGGGGGKDSDVCETWDMFRAVDGELSDLDDVGRYDGFVISGSPYDAYADELWILRLCLLVQEAVAARKRVLGICFGHQVVCRALGGRVGKARRGGWDIGIREVAIAATLPPCRFLDALQDLPQYAKITECHQDEVWEAPLGADVLASSDKTGVEMFCVGEHVLGIQGHPEYTGDILLSLVDRLSTSQAITVPFAEDVKRQLEATSPDREFWLKLCKSFLKTEGL, from the exons ATGAAGATCGTGGCAGCCGATGATCAGCCAAGGAGGAGCAGGAGGTacgcgctgctgctggcggcgcgggACTCGGAGTACGTGCTCAAGGCCTACGGAGGCTACTTCAACGTCTTCGTGAGTGCattcggcggtggcggtggcaaaGACAGCGACGTCTGCGAGACGTGGGACATGTTCCGGGCGGTGGACGGGGAGCTCTCAGACCTGGACGACGTCGGACGATACGACGGCTTTGTCATCAGCGGCAGCCCATACGACGCGTACGCCGACGAGCTGTGGATACTGCGGCTGTGCCTCCTCGTCCAGGAGGCCGTCGCCGCCCGGAAGCGCGTCCTCGGCATCTGCTTCGGCCATCAGGTGGTATGCCGTGCTCTCGGCGGCCGCGTCGGGAAGGCCAGGAGGGGCGGGTGGGACATCGGTATCCGGGAGGTGGCCATTGCGGCAACGCTGCCGCCGTGCAGGTTCCTCGACGCGCTGCAGGACCTGCCCCAGTACGCCAAGATCACTGAGTGCCACCAGGATGAGGTCTGGGAGGCGCCGCTGGGCGCCGACGTGCTGGCGTCCTCGGACAAGACCGGCGTGGAGATGTTCTGTGTCGGCGAGCACGTGCTGGGCATCCAGGGCCACCCGGAGTACACCGGCGACATACTCCTCAGCCTCGTCGACCGCCTCTCCACCAGCCAAGCCATCACC GTGCCGTTCGCTGAGGACGTGAAGAGGCAGCTGGAGGCTACCAGCCCTGACAGGGAGTTCTGGCTCAAGCTCTGCAAAAGTTTCCTCAAGACTGAAGGATTATAG